The following proteins come from a genomic window of Miscanthus floridulus cultivar M001 chromosome 2, ASM1932011v1, whole genome shotgun sequence:
- the LOC136538334 gene encoding uncharacterized protein, translated as MLGRAAALSAPRWRGGVPDLRAALRSGGNLLFALFVAAVLAFTLLAAVHSPDDPLLHPSSHQLTDFLTSSTSTSTFLTDDSVLRTGEDFNSSATGAAGEAAAGGVEVVAEAVPFIKLSEVGAEAEKTEPETERAVTVDTDAATGEGAAVAEEAVSCDTEAPVDCTGDRELFNLLMRAAIERFPDLHFYRFGRPVAVPGSPMECDLAWRFRPAADAIGTGRTTYYKDYRRFTLTRDVNTCTLVVDSVGEYHSGVGAKRNGRRKGKKGKKGKQDAPVTDFVPAKTQVRLDENTANNEAAGAAAEPVFVVGEAVNDSLPVVASESDFSRGKYLIYIGGGERCKSMNHFIWGFLCALGEAQFLNRTLVMDLNVCLNARYTSSGKDEDRDFRLYFDFEHLKESASVIDQSQFWQDWGKWHKKDRLKNFYTEDIRMTPMKLRDVKDTLIMRKFGSVEPDNYWSRVCEGETEGVIKRPWHFLWKSRRLMEIVSAIASRMNWDFDSVHVVRGEKAQNTQLWPNLDRDTSPDSILVSLNDKVGAGRYLYIATNEPDKSFFDPLKEKYKTHFLDDFKYLWDENSEWFTETKELSNGKPVEFDGYMRVAVDTEVFLRGKRHVETFNELTRDCKDGANTCPASS; from the coding sequence ATGCTGGGGCGGGCGGCGGCACTGTCCGCGCCGCGGTGGCGCGGCGGGGTGCCGGACCTGCGCGCCGCGCTGCGGTCGGGGGGCAACCTCCTCTTCGCGCTCTTCGTGGCGGCCGTGCTCGCATTCACGCTCCTCGCGGCGGTCCACAGCCCCGACGATCCGCTCCTCCACCCGTCCTCGCACCAGCTCACCGATTTCCTCACCTCCTCCACAtccacctccaccttcctcaCCGACGACTCCGTGCTGCGCACCGGGGAGGACTTCAACTCCTCGGCCACCGGCGCCGCCGGCGAGGCCGCCGCTGGGGGTGTCGAAGTCGTTGCGGAGGCCGTCCCGTTCATCAAGCTCTCCGAAGTTGGCGCCGAGGCCGAGAAGACGGAGCCCGAGACGGAGCGGGCCGTCACCGTCGACACTGATGCCGCCACGGGCGAgggtgcggcggtggcggaggaggcggTTTCCTGCGACACGGAGGCGCCCGTGGACTGCACGGGGGACAGGGAACTCTTCAACCTGCTCATGCGCGCGGCCATCGAGCGGTTCCCCGACCTCCACTTCTACCGCTTCGGCCGTCCGGTGGCGGTGCCGGGGAGTCCCATGGAGTGTGACCTCGCCTGGCGCTTCCGCCCCGCTGCCGACGCCATCGGCACCGGCCGGACCACATACTACAAGGACTACCGCCGGTTCACGCTCACCCGCGACGTCAACACCTGCACCCTCGTCGTCGACTCCGTGGGTGAGTACCACTCGGGTGTGGGTGCCAAGCGCAACGGACGGCGCAAGGGGAAGAAAGGGAAGAAGGGGAAGCAGGATGCACCAGTGACCGACTTCGTGCCTGCGAAGACACAGGTTAGGCTGGACGAGAACACTGCCAACAATGAGGCTGCTGGGGCCGCAGCGGAGCCGGTGTTTGTTGTCGGTGAGGCTGTCAATGACAGCTTGCCAGTGGTTGCTTCTGAGTCCGATTTCAGCCGTGGAAAGTACCTCATTTACATTGGTGGTGGCGAGAGGTGCAAGAGCATGAACCATTTCATTTGGGGGTTCTTGTGTGCGCTTGGTGAGGCACAGTTCTTGAACCGGACTCTTGTCATGGACTTGAATGTCTGCCTCAATGCACGGTATACTTCGAGTGGCAAGGATGAAGACAGAGATTTCAGGCTCTACTTTGATTTTGAGCATTTAAAGGAATCGGCATCGGTGATCGACCAGAGCCAGTTCTGGCAAGATTGGGGAAAGTGGCACAAGAAAGATAGGCTCAAGAACTTCTACACTGAAGACATCAGGATGACCCCAATGAAACTTCGTGACGTCAAGGACACACTGATCATGAGGAAGTTTGGGAGTGTCGAGCCTGATAACTATTGGTCACGTGTGTGCGAGGGTGAGACTGAGGGAGTAATCAAGCGCCCTTGGCATTTCCTCTGGAAATCTCGTCGCTTGATGGAGATTGTATCTGCCATTGCCTCACGGATGAACTGGGACTTTGACTCGGTCCATGTTGTCAGAGGGGAGAAAGCGCAGAACACACAACTTTGGCCAAACCTTGATAGAGATACCTCGCCAGACAGTATTCTTGTGTCACTTAACGATAAGGTTGGTGCTGGCCGGTATTTGTACATTGCTACCAATGAGCCTGACAAATCATTCTTTGACCCACTTAAGGAAAAGTATAAAACACACTTCCTCGATGATTTCAAGTACCTGTGGGATGAGAATAGTGAGTGGTTCACTGAAACTAAGGAGCTGAGCAATGGTAAGCCAGTAGAATTTGATGGTTACATGAGGGTTGCTGTTGACACCGAGGTATTCCTGAGGGGGAAGAGGCATGTGGAGACGTTCAACGAGCTTACGCGTGATTGCAAGGATGGCGCGAATACATGCCCAGCTTCTTCCTGA